The genomic window CTCGTCGGCCGGCTACGCGCGGATCGCCGCGGCGCTGGCCCCCACCGTGCTGGCCGCCGCCCGCGACCGCCGGGACCGCCGGGCCGCCTGAGCGACCCGGCGGCCCCGCCGCTCACACGTCGCGGTAGCGCCTGGCCGCGGCGAGCGCCGCGGTGAGCCCGCCGGCGTCGAGGTCGGCGCCGTAGCCGGGGGTGTCGCGCTGGATGCGCCAGCCCTCGGCCAGCGGGCCGAGGTCGACGACGTCGAAGCCGAGCTCGTCGATGAACGAGGCCACCGTCTCCTTGGCCGACGCGTCGTCGCCGGCGATCGCCAGCGCCCGCCGGTTCGGCGTCCCCGGCGGGGTCCGGCGGGCGGTGATGTCCGCGGCGAGGATGTGGTTGAACGCCTTGACCACGCGCGAGGTGGGCAGGTGGTCCTGCAGCAGCTCGGCGGTCGTCGTCGTCTCGTCGTCGAGGGCCGCGATGTGCCCGTCGCGCTGCGGGTAGTAGTTGTTGGTGTCGATGACGACCTTGCCGGCCAGCGGCTCGACCGGGACGTCGTCGACCGCCTTGAGCGGCACGGTGACCACGACCAGGTCACCCGCGGCACCGGCCTCGGCGGCCGTGGCCGCCCGGACGGTGCCCTTCCGCGACGGGCGGTCGCCGAGGGCGTCGACGAGACCGGCGAGGGTCTCGGGGCCGCGGGAGTTGGAGAGCACGACGTCGTAGCCGATGTCGCCGGCTGCCTGCGCGAGCGCCGTGCCGATGTGGCCGGCGCCGATGATGCCGAGAGTGGTCATGCCCCGCGGCAACGCGCCGGCCGGCGGCTCAT from Geodermatophilus normandii includes these protein-coding regions:
- a CDS encoding NADPH-dependent F420 reductase yields the protein MTTLGIIGAGHIGTALAQAAGDIGYDVVLSNSRGPETLAGLVDALGDRPSRKGTVRAATAAEAGAAGDLVVVTVPLKAVDDVPVEPLAGKVVIDTNNYYPQRDGHIAALDDETTTTAELLQDHLPTSRVVKAFNHILAADITARRTPPGTPNRRALAIAGDDASAKETVASFIDELGFDVVDLGPLAEGWRIQRDTPGYGADLDAGGLTAALAAARRYRDV